The following are encoded in a window of Candidatus Fluviicola riflensis genomic DNA:
- a CDS encoding glycosyl hydrolase encodes MKKTLQLAAIALISFSAMAQKKPASTTSAPFDASTVGALNFRLVGPALTSGRISDLAIHPKNQDVWYISAASGGVWKTTNHGTTFSPIFDNYGSFSIGCVELAPTNPNTVWVGTGENNNQRSVSYGDGVYKSLDGGKSFTNMGLKTSEHIGNIIIHPTDENTVWVAAYGPVWSAGGERGVYKTTDGGKTWERTLFVSNDTGISEIAIDPKNPDILYATAHQRRRQEWTYIGGGPESGAYKSTDGGKTWREINSGLPKGEMGRIGISVSPADENYIYAIIEARDDKGGFFRSTNKGESWSKMSGYNTSGNYYQEIICDNTNRDKVFAMDTWLHHTTDGGKTFVLTGEDFKHVDNHAIWVDPQNPDHWLVGCDGGLYETYNHAKDWKYFANLPLIQFYKVATDNATPFYNIYGGTQDNNSMGGPSASINNAGVLNSDWFITNGGDGFESAIDPTDPNIVYAQSQYGGLVRYDKSSGEKISIQPLPGKGEAGHRWNWDAPLLVSPHDHKTLYFAANKVFKTTNQGDDWTTISPDLSQQMDRNKLKVMGQVWSIDAVMKNASTTIYGNIVALDESPKKKGLLYAGTDDGLVQVSDNDGQSWSKSQTFPGVPANTRVNMLTASLFNENEVYAVFNNHRSGDFKPYVFKSSDKGKTWVSISSNLPERGSVYCIKQDFTDPNLLFVGTEFGAYFTNDDGKTWTKLSGLPTTAVYDLDIQKRENDLVAATFGRGFYVLDNYSPLRDLKKETLDKPAYLYPVEDALLYVPSAPLGLTGTGSQGADLWAAPNPVFGAVFSLYVKETPKTLKELRKEKESALEKEKKDVFYPTLEELKKEELEEKAQLIWIIRDSAGTEIRKLTSSPSKGISRMNWNLRLETTSPINPNKRAPGRYESADEGALVTAGTYSVEVVLVKDGKSESLVPKTNFKVKSLNNQSLPATNKAELAQFRKEVAELGRSINGSAKLMQETNEKLNLIKVAITNYPNADIKLLEEVRAIKLGLSDCSVLLYGDGLKASREFETAPGIAGRLGNVEYQLYESTTGVTKTQKDNIAIAEEEYATFRKQLDALIVRVKDLETKLEAVPVPYIKGKDENWKEN; translated from the coding sequence ATGAAAAAAACGCTTCAGCTTGCTGCGATTGCCCTTATTTCCTTTTCGGCAATGGCACAGAAAAAACCGGCTTCAACCACTAGCGCTCCATTCGACGCTTCAACGGTTGGCGCTCTGAATTTTAGATTGGTTGGCCCAGCCTTGACGTCAGGACGTATTTCCGATTTGGCCATTCACCCGAAAAATCAAGATGTATGGTACATATCTGCCGCTTCGGGAGGCGTATGGAAAACCACCAATCACGGAACCACTTTCTCCCCGATTTTTGACAATTACGGATCGTTTTCAATTGGTTGTGTAGAACTCGCGCCCACCAATCCGAATACCGTTTGGGTCGGAACAGGTGAAAACAATAACCAACGTTCAGTATCGTATGGTGATGGCGTTTACAAGTCGCTCGACGGTGGTAAAAGTTTCACCAACATGGGACTCAAAACATCCGAACACATCGGGAATATTATCATTCACCCGACTGACGAAAATACGGTTTGGGTCGCGGCTTACGGTCCGGTTTGGAGTGCAGGCGGTGAACGAGGTGTTTACAAAACAACCGATGGCGGTAAAACATGGGAACGTACGTTATTCGTTTCAAACGATACGGGAATTTCCGAAATTGCAATCGACCCGAAAAACCCTGATATTTTGTACGCAACAGCACACCAGCGTCGCCGCCAGGAATGGACTTACATTGGTGGCGGACCTGAATCCGGCGCTTATAAATCAACTGACGGTGGTAAAACATGGCGAGAAATCAACAGCGGTTTACCGAAGGGCGAAATGGGCAGGATCGGTATTTCTGTTTCTCCTGCAGATGAAAACTACATCTACGCAATCATTGAAGCGCGAGATGACAAAGGCGGTTTTTTCCGTTCCACGAACAAAGGCGAAAGCTGGTCTAAAATGTCAGGCTACAACACCAGCGGAAATTATTACCAGGAAATTATTTGCGACAACACCAACCGCGATAAGGTATTCGCGATGGATACATGGTTACATCATACAACCGACGGCGGTAAAACCTTTGTGCTTACAGGTGAAGATTTTAAGCACGTCGACAATCATGCTATTTGGGTAGATCCGCAAAACCCGGATCACTGGCTCGTAGGTTGCGACGGTGGTTTGTATGAAACCTATAACCACGCCAAAGATTGGAAATACTTCGCCAATCTTCCCCTCATTCAATTCTACAAGGTCGCTACCGACAACGCAACTCCATTTTACAATATTTACGGTGGTACGCAGGATAACAATTCCATGGGCGGGCCTTCAGCCAGTATCAATAACGCCGGTGTGCTCAACTCAGATTGGTTTATAACCAACGGTGGCGATGGATTCGAATCGGCTATCGATCCGACAGATCCAAACATCGTTTATGCGCAATCACAATACGGCGGTTTGGTGCGTTACGACAAATCATCGGGCGAAAAAATCTCCATCCAACCTTTACCGGGCAAAGGCGAAGCAGGCCACCGATGGAACTGGGATGCACCGTTACTGGTTTCACCACACGACCATAAAACCTTGTATTTTGCAGCGAACAAAGTATTCAAAACAACCAATCAGGGCGATGACTGGACAACGATTTCGCCTGATCTTTCGCAGCAAATGGACCGCAATAAGCTCAAAGTAATGGGACAGGTCTGGAGCATCGATGCGGTAATGAAAAATGCTTCGACAACCATTTATGGAAACATTGTGGCATTGGACGAATCACCGAAAAAGAAAGGTTTGTTGTATGCCGGAACCGACGATGGATTGGTGCAGGTTTCTGATAATGACGGCCAATCCTGGAGCAAATCACAAACGTTCCCGGGTGTTCCTGCAAATACGCGCGTCAACATGCTTACGGCTTCATTATTCAACGAAAACGAAGTCTACGCCGTGTTTAACAACCACCGTTCGGGCGATTTTAAACCGTATGTTTTCAAAAGTTCAGACAAAGGAAAAACATGGGTTTCCATTAGTTCAAACCTGCCGGAAAGAGGTTCGGTTTACTGTATCAAACAAGATTTCACCGATCCGAATTTGTTGTTTGTCGGAACGGAATTCGGAGCATATTTCACCAACGACGACGGAAAAACATGGACAAAACTCAGTGGTCTTCCTACCACGGCGGTTTATGATCTGGATATTCAGAAACGCGAAAATGACTTGGTGGCAGCTACGTTCGGGCGAGGTTTTTACGTATTGGACAACTATTCGCCATTGCGCGATCTGAAAAAAGAAACACTCGACAAACCGGCGTATTTGTATCCGGTTGAAGATGCCTTGCTTTATGTTCCTTCTGCACCGCTTGGATTGACTGGAACAGGTTCGCAAGGCGCTGATTTATGGGCAGCCCCCAATCCAGTTTTCGGTGCTGTGTTTTCGTTGTATGTAAAAGAAACACCAAAGACGTTGAAAGAACTACGCAAGGAAAAAGAAAGCGCATTGGAAAAAGAGAAAAAAGATGTGTTTTATCCGACCCTTGAAGAATTGAAAAAAGAAGAATTGGAGGAAAAAGCTCAATTGATCTGGATCATCCGCGATAGTGCCGGAACGGAAATCCGCAAATTGACCTCTTCACCTTCCAAGGGAATCAGCCGTATGAACTGGAACCTGCGTTTGGAAACTACATCTCCGATCAATCCAAACAAACGTGCACCGGGAAGATACGAATCTGCCGATGAGGGCGCTTTGGTAACAGCCGGCACTTATTCCGTAGAAGTCGTTTTGGTGAAAGACGGTAAAAGCGAATCGCTGGTTCCAAAAACAAACTTTAAGGTAAAATCCCTGAACAATCAATCATTACCGGCAACCAACAAAGCCGAATTGGCGCAATTCAGAAAAGAAGTTGCCGAATTGGGACGCAGCATAAACGGTTCAGCTAAACTCATGCAAGAAACAAATGAAAAACTGAACCTGATAAAAGTTGCGATTACCAATTACCCGAATGCCGATATCAAATTACTGGAAGAAGTAAGAGCTATTAAACTGGGACTTTCGGATTGTTCAGTGTTGCTTTATGGCGATGGTTTAAAAGCTTCACGCGAGTTTGAAACAGCTCCGGGAATTGCAGGCCGTTTGGGCAATGTGGAATATCAATTGTATGAAAGCACGACTGGTGTTACTAAAACTCAAAAAGACAACATTGCGATTGCAGAAGAAGAATATGCCACATTCCGCAAGCAGTTAGATGCGTTAATTGTTCGTGTAAAAGACCTTGAAACCAAATTGGAAGCAGTCCCTGTTCCATACATCAAAGGAAAAGACGAGAACTGGAAGGAAAATTGA